A genomic region of Candidatus Poribacteria bacterium contains the following coding sequences:
- a CDS encoding sulfatase-like hydrolase/transferase yields the protein MSTQQPNILIITTDQQRTDSLSCYGSTFTDTPHLDKFASEGVCFERAYCANPVCTPARASIFSGRYVSRHGAWNVGMNVPEDEPMLSHRLADVGYRTHYIGKAHFQPFGASAAQSVETRGDTTRYPDFRGPYYGFETVELALGHATYGVAGHYGEWVRSCVSEETFASYSKATRLSEQGFGGEAYDWDIPLKYHNSVWTADRTIDFLSNRDTSEPFLLAVGFQDPHHPHCVPTEFEARVDPAHVPLPDFVEDELDDKPPHFLEARQGQLEKSEIRGTFAIAGQGGGADYRKVSEADARLGRAYYYNMVKIIDQQMGRILECLDTCGLAENTLVLFTTDHGELLGDHGLWMKGPFHYEQLVRVPTLLRFPAMIPAGQRTEALFSHVDIVPTVLSAIGLPIPSDTDGMDAIPMLTGETASLRDSVLVECVDDPHGLRLKTIVTDTRKLTWYCGHAYGELYDLEKDPSERVNQWENAAYAADRMHLMGRILERMEPLERRVERLSYA from the coding sequence TGCTATGGGTCAACATTTACAGATACACCACATTTGGACAAGTTCGCATCCGAAGGTGTCTGTTTTGAACGGGCATACTGTGCGAATCCAGTCTGTACCCCCGCCCGTGCCTCAATTTTTTCGGGACGATATGTAAGTCGTCACGGGGCGTGGAACGTCGGCATGAACGTCCCTGAAGATGAACCGATGCTGTCACATCGACTGGCTGATGTCGGTTATCGCACTCACTACATCGGTAAGGCACACTTCCAACCTTTCGGTGCATCGGCGGCACAGTCAGTTGAAACCCGTGGCGATACGACGCGTTACCCGGATTTCCGTGGTCCCTACTATGGATTTGAAACAGTGGAACTGGCACTTGGTCATGCGACCTATGGCGTCGCGGGACATTATGGTGAATGGGTGCGTTCGTGCGTCTCTGAGGAAACGTTCGCCAGTTATAGCAAAGCGACACGCCTAAGTGAACAGGGTTTCGGTGGCGAGGCATACGATTGGGATATACCCCTGAAATACCATAATAGCGTTTGGACAGCGGATCGGACAATAGATTTCCTATCGAACCGAGATACCTCCGAGCCGTTCCTATTGGCGGTTGGTTTCCAAGATCCGCATCACCCGCACTGTGTTCCAACTGAGTTTGAGGCGCGCGTTGACCCGGCACACGTCCCACTGCCGGATTTTGTCGAAGATGAGTTAGACGACAAACCGCCCCACTTTTTAGAGGCGCGACAGGGTCAGCTTGAAAAATCAGAGATTCGTGGAACGTTTGCGATCGCGGGACAAGGCGGTGGTGCGGATTATCGCAAGGTCTCCGAAGCGGATGCAAGACTGGGTAGGGCGTACTATTACAATATGGTGAAGATTATCGATCAGCAGATGGGACGGATTCTGGAGTGTTTGGACACATGCGGATTGGCAGAGAATACGTTAGTGCTTTTCACGACCGATCACGGTGAACTCCTCGGTGATCACGGTCTTTGGATGAAGGGACCGTTCCATTATGAGCAGCTCGTCCGCGTGCCAACGTTGCTGCGATTCCCCGCAATGATTCCCGCTGGACAGCGCACAGAGGCACTCTTCAGCCACGTCGATATTGTCCCGACGGTCCTCTCCGCAATCGGTTTGCCGATTCCGTCAGATACAGATGGTATGGATGCGATACCGATGCTTACAGGCGAGACAGCATCTCTCCGGGATTCGGTGTTAGTTGAGTGTGTGGACGATCCACACGGCTTGCGACTCAAAACGATTGTGACCGATACACGAAAACTGACATGGTATTGTGGACATGCTTACGGGGAACTCTATGATTTGGAGAAGGATCCGAGCGAACGGGTCAATCAGTGGGAGAATGCCGCCTACGCTGCAGATAGGATGCATCTCATGGGTCGTATTCTTGAGAGGATGGAGCCTTTGGAGAGAAGGGTTGAGCGGTTATCGTATGCATAG